The DNA sequence TCTTTAATGAAGACGAAACAAAGGTAATTGTATTCAACGGGGAAATATACAACTTTCAGGGGCTTAGGCAGGAGCTTGTTGCAAGGGGACATACATTTAAGACGAAAAGCGATACCGAGGTTATACTTCATTCATATGAGGAGTACGGGGTTGACTGTCTGAAAAAGCTAAATGGTATGTTTGCCTTTGCCATATATGATATTAAAGAAAGGGAACTTTTCATAGCCAGGGACAGGGCTGGTGAAAAGCCTCTTTACTACTATAAGGATCAGGACCGTTTTGTATTCGCGTCGGAGCTTAAAAGCATAATAAAAACCTTTGATATTAAGAAGAAAATAGACAAAAAAGCTCTGAATCAATACTTCTCTCTGACATACATTCCGGCACCCCTAACTATATTTGAGGGTATATTTAAGCTTGAAGCAGGAAGTTACATGCTGTATAAGAACGGAAGCTTAACGATTGAAAAGTACTGGAATATTGACAGCCGTGAAGTGGAAATTATTCATAACTATGATGAATGTAAAAGAAGGCTCAGAGAGGCCTTATTTACATCTGTTGAGCAAAAAATGATAAGTGATGTGCCCTTGGGAGCATTTTTAAGCGGTGGAATAGATTCAAGCATAATGGTGGGAATCATGTCAAAGCTTTCCGAAAGGCCCGTTGAAACATTCACCATAGGGTTTAAGCTTAAGGAGTTTGATGAGAGCGACAGGGCACAGATTGTATCACAAAAGAACAACACAAACCATCATGTGCACTTTTTAGATTATACCCATGCGATAGAAGAGTTGGAAAATATACTGGAAACCTTTGATGAGCCCTTTGCGGATTCGTCGTCCATTCCCACCTACTTTGTGTCAAAGTTTGCAGGTGAGCATGTAAAGGTGGTGCTGACAGGGGATGCAGGGGACGAGCTCTTCGGAGGATACAGCAAATATATGGTAAACTATTATACCGATATGTACAATAAAGTGCCAAGGGTATTAAGAAAGAGTTTTATTGAGCCATTGATATACAAAATGCCTGACAGGAGTTCTATTTCAAGGAAAGTTAGGAAAGTGGTTGAGAGCTCTGAAAAGGATATGTTCCAAAAACGCAGGGAGCTGATGTTTTTAGGCTTTAATGGGGACAGAATTGCAAAATTATTGAAGGCTGAAAACATGGATTCCAAATCATATGATATAATTGAAAAGTCATACAACAAAAACGTTGAATTTGACGAACTCACAAGAACCCTTTATACCGATTTCAAGATTGTACTTGAGGGGGATATGCTTGTAAAGGTTGACAGAATGAGCATGCTAAATTCTATTGAAACCAGGGTTCCCATGCTTGACAAAAATGTTATCGAGCTGGCTTTCAGCATGCCGTCAAACTTTAAGATATCGGGAAGGAATCAAAAGTATATTCTTAAGGACACCTTTAAGGATTTGATTCCTCAGGAGGTGCTGGGTAAGTCAAAGAGGGGATTTGCCGTACCTATAGGAGAATGGTTTAAAGGGCCTCTGAAAGATATGCTTTTAGTGCTCCTTTCAAAGGAGTTTATCTTGGAGCAGGGCATATTTGAATATGAATATATTAAAAAACTTCTCGAAGATCACTTTGCTGAAAGAGTAAATAATGCTTATCCGCTATGGGCATTGTTTGTTTTCCAGAAATGGTACCGAAAGTATTATATGCATAAATGAAAAATTACTTCCGCTTTTTAGCGGGTATTCACGAGTTATAGAATCGGGGGACATATGGATAAAAGGCTTAAAATGCTTCAGATCTGTGCGGTGGGGTTTACGGTTGAAAAACTGCTTATACCCTTGATTGAAGAGATGAGCAAGGATTATGATGTGACAACGGTTTGTACAAGAGATGATATTTCGGATAAGCTCAAGACTAAAGGGTATAAAATATATAATATAAATATTGATCGAAAGATAAGTCCTGTAAGTAATTTAAGGACTGTGTGGCAGCTTTATAAATATATGAAGGCAGAGAAATTCCACATAGTTCATGTACACACACCCGTAGCAGGCATCTTGGGAAGAATAGCTGCCAAGCTGGCAAGGGTTCCGATAGTCATATATACGGCCCATGGATTTTACTTTCATGACAATATGGGAGCAGTCAAGAAAAATATTTTTATCGGTGTAGAAAAGCTTGGAGGGTGGCTTTCGGATTTTATATTCACCCAGAGCAGCGAGGATTGCAAGGCTGCCATTGAAAAGAAGATCATTGATAAATCAAAGATTCTCACAATAGGCAACGGTGTTGATCTTGGAAGATTTGAACCGTCCCGATTTGAAGACGGTACAGTAAAAGAAAGCTTAAAAAGAGAGCTTGGTATTAAGAGAGATGACCTGGTCGTTACCATACTTGGAAGAGTGGTCAGGGAAAAGGGTTATATGGAGTGGGTGCAAGCAGCAAAAGAGATTACCGATAGGTTTGATAATGTTAAGTTCCTTGCAATCGGAGGCACGCTTGAATCGGACAGGGATGGAATCAAGGCTGATCTTGACAGCTTTATAAGTGAAAACAAGCTGCAGGGCAAGGTTATATTTACAGGCTCAAGATCAGATATACCGGAACTTCTTGCTATTACCGACATATTTACACTTCCTTCTTACAGGGAGGGAATGCCTAGATCCCTTATAGAGGCCATGTGTATGTGCAAGCCGGCGGTGGCTACCAATATTAGGGGCTGCAGGGAAGAGGTTGACGAAGGGGATACCGGCTTTTTAGTTCCTGTGGCTGATCACAAACTGCTTGCAGACAAAATAATATATTTGGTTGAAAACCCGGACGAGAGGACAAGGATGGGAATAAATGCAAGGAAGAAAGCCTTGGAAGAGTTTGATGAAAGAAAGGTCCTTATCCGTCAGCGGGAAATATTTCAAAAGCTTGTGAATAAGTGTATTAATTAACATTGGCTATTCTTTATTTTAGGGTTGATTTACTAACAACTGTTTTATATACTTGGTATATATAGATACCGAATTATAAAACAGTTGTAAATTTATTATTGGGGTTAATTATATAGAGAAAACATAAGTAACTTTTTAAGAAAGAGTGAGGCAAATGAAGAGGATTTTTGATTTGTTATTTTCAATAGTGGTTATTGTATTGCTGTCACCGGTGCTATTGGCTTTAGTTATACTGGTAAAGCTTACTTCAAAAGGTCCTGTTATATTCAGTCAGCGTCGCATAGGTAAGGACAAAAAGGAGTTTAATATATATAAATTCAGAAGTATGTATATTGATACGCCAAAGGATGTTCCTACTCATCTTTTGGATAAGCCTGATGCGTTTATTACACCTGTGGGTAAAATTTTAAGAAAAACCAGCCTTGATGAGCTTCCCCAGCTCATTAACATATTTAAGGGTGAGATGAGCTTTGTGGGACCTAGGCCTGCTCTATACAACCAGTATGATCTTATAGAGATGAGGGACATTGCAGGTGCAAACAGTGTAAGGCCGGGAATTACAGGTTGGGCACAGATTAATGGAAGAGACGAGCTTCCTATTCCTGTTAAGGTGGAATATGACAAGTATTATGTTGAGAATATGTCGTTCTTCCTTGATGTGAAAATTGTATTAAAAACATTTACGAACGTCATATTGTCAAAAGGTGT is a window from the Pseudobacteroides sp. genome containing:
- a CDS encoding sugar transferase, translated to MKRIFDLLFSIVVIVLLSPVLLALVILVKLTSKGPVIFSQRRIGKDKKEFNIYKFRSMYIDTPKDVPTHLLDKPDAFITPVGKILRKTSLDELPQLINIFKGEMSFVGPRPALYNQYDLIEMRDIAGANSVRPGITGWAQINGRDELPIPVKVEYDKYYVENMSFFLDVKIVLKTFTNVILSKGVVEGKQEIQEKEHIKV
- the asnB gene encoding asparagine synthase (glutamine-hydrolyzing), producing the protein MCGINGFILNKSASVDQNINKINTMNSLITYRGPDSDGVYTDSDMALGMRRLAIIDLCTGRQPIFNEDETKVIVFNGEIYNFQGLRQELVARGHTFKTKSDTEVILHSYEEYGVDCLKKLNGMFAFAIYDIKERELFIARDRAGEKPLYYYKDQDRFVFASELKSIIKTFDIKKKIDKKALNQYFSLTYIPAPLTIFEGIFKLEAGSYMLYKNGSLTIEKYWNIDSREVEIIHNYDECKRRLREALFTSVEQKMISDVPLGAFLSGGIDSSIMVGIMSKLSERPVETFTIGFKLKEFDESDRAQIVSQKNNTNHHVHFLDYTHAIEELENILETFDEPFADSSSIPTYFVSKFAGEHVKVVLTGDAGDELFGGYSKYMVNYYTDMYNKVPRVLRKSFIEPLIYKMPDRSSISRKVRKVVESSEKDMFQKRRELMFLGFNGDRIAKLLKAENMDSKSYDIIEKSYNKNVEFDELTRTLYTDFKIVLEGDMLVKVDRMSMLNSIETRVPMLDKNVIELAFSMPSNFKISGRNQKYILKDTFKDLIPQEVLGKSKRGFAVPIGEWFKGPLKDMLLVLLSKEFILEQGIFEYEYIKKLLEDHFAERVNNAYPLWALFVFQKWYRKYYMHK
- a CDS encoding glycosyltransferase family 4 protein, translating into MDKRLKMLQICAVGFTVEKLLIPLIEEMSKDYDVTTVCTRDDISDKLKTKGYKIYNINIDRKISPVSNLRTVWQLYKYMKAEKFHIVHVHTPVAGILGRIAAKLARVPIVIYTAHGFYFHDNMGAVKKNIFIGVEKLGGWLSDFIFTQSSEDCKAAIEKKIIDKSKILTIGNGVDLGRFEPSRFEDGTVKESLKRELGIKRDDLVVTILGRVVREKGYMEWVQAAKEITDRFDNVKFLAIGGTLESDRDGIKADLDSFISENKLQGKVIFTGSRSDIPELLAITDIFTLPSYREGMPRSLIEAMCMCKPAVATNIRGCREEVDEGDTGFLVPVADHKLLADKIIYLVENPDERTRMGINARKKALEEFDERKVLIRQREIFQKLVNKCIN